One Curtobacterium herbarum genomic window carries:
- a CDS encoding VOC family protein, translating into MDITSVTVGLPVTDLEASCLWYGAVFERVEPDLEPTEGVAEYEVGGIWIQLVEDPDADDNPVAVRFGVDDVAAQHARIAALGIDVGPIECVDGAVDWFDARDPDGNVLSLYSLADESGRGTGGRDSDAGRSA; encoded by the coding sequence ATGGACATCACGAGTGTGACCGTGGGGTTGCCCGTCACCGACCTCGAGGCCTCGTGCCTCTGGTACGGCGCGGTGTTCGAACGTGTCGAGCCGGACCTCGAGCCGACCGAGGGCGTCGCCGAGTACGAGGTCGGCGGCATCTGGATCCAGCTCGTCGAGGACCCGGACGCCGACGACAACCCCGTGGCCGTCCGCTTCGGCGTCGACGACGTCGCCGCACAGCACGCCCGCATCGCTGCCCTCGGCATCGACGTCGGCCCGATCGAGTGCGTCGACGGAGCCGTCGACTGGTTCGACGCCCGCGACCCCGACGGCAACGTCCTCAGCCTGTACTCGCTCGCCGACGAGAGCGGCCGCGGAACCGGCGGTCGCGACAGCGACGCGGGTCGCTCCGCCTAG
- a CDS encoding GNAT family N-acetyltransferase has product MATLRERVTAPAHLEVPFPVGGLTFRPATMADLPEVHGVALESAAVDEPHAHPSTEDFVHRLSTEGLDPERDTVVGIDADGHVHAYAIVIPVPTRDTAARVLLGGAVRPTHRGQGIGRRVLAWQTARARQHLAGLDLDLPGAIDLTAPAGSVTLALAARAGLHPVRTWVDMQVDLDGDDRAAEREPLPTLSDGLVLRPATQDDIEPMRAAKNDAFRDHWGSQPMVEADWRGYLTSDKSRLDLSRVVVDERGDVLAFTVVESDPGAFAARGRSFGYIHWVGVVRRARGRGLAPLVVRATLDAVRGAGLSAASLEVDAENPSGAVALYERLGFIAGTAAITTSMAL; this is encoded by the coding sequence ATGGCGACGCTGCGCGAACGGGTCACGGCTCCGGCTCACCTCGAGGTCCCGTTCCCGGTCGGCGGGTTGACGTTCCGGCCGGCCACGATGGCGGACCTGCCGGAGGTGCACGGTGTCGCCCTCGAGTCGGCCGCGGTCGACGAGCCGCACGCGCATCCCTCCACAGAGGACTTCGTCCACCGTCTGTCCACAGAAGGGCTCGATCCCGAGCGTGACACGGTGGTCGGGATCGATGCTGATGGGCATGTGCACGCGTACGCCATCGTCATCCCCGTCCCGACACGGGACACCGCCGCGCGGGTCCTCCTCGGCGGTGCGGTGCGCCCCACACACCGGGGACAGGGGATCGGCCGGCGCGTCCTCGCCTGGCAGACCGCGCGGGCACGGCAGCACCTCGCCGGCCTGGACCTCGACCTGCCCGGAGCCATCGACCTCACCGCCCCGGCAGGATCGGTCACGCTCGCACTCGCGGCGCGGGCCGGCCTGCACCCGGTGCGCACGTGGGTCGACATGCAGGTCGACCTGGACGGTGACGACCGGGCTGCGGAACGGGAACCCCTGCCGACGCTGTCCGACGGCCTCGTGCTGCGACCGGCGACCCAGGACGACATCGAACCGATGCGGGCGGCCAAGAACGACGCGTTCCGTGACCACTGGGGCTCGCAGCCGATGGTCGAAGCGGACTGGCGCGGGTACCTCACGTCGGACAAGAGCCGGCTCGACCTGTCGCGTGTGGTGGTGGACGAGCGCGGGGACGTCCTGGCGTTCACCGTGGTCGAGTCCGACCCCGGTGCCTTCGCGGCCCGCGGTCGGAGCTTCGGGTACATCCACTGGGTCGGCGTCGTCCGTCGAGCGCGCGGACGGGGTCTCGCACCGCTCGTCGTCCGTGCGACCCTCGACGCCGTCCGCGGTGCCGGGCTCTCGGCTGCATCCCTCGAGGTCGACGCCGAGAACCCGAGCGGTGCCGTCGCGCTCTACGAGCGCCTCGGTTTCATCGCCGGGACTGCTGCGATCACCACGTCGATGGCGCTCTAG
- a CDS encoding GspE/PulE family protein, with product MATLSEILILNGALPIEYLDAMTGHEDVDEQAIRSLVEQGVVSEAQYITARAASHNSKTVPLTDYPVDGTAVSVLPAPLCRRHAVLGIGFEGETLVLAMVNPANVLAIDDARTASGRPIKPLQVDERDLLSAFDRYLRADDELNDLTSSLEEEARTTEHQADIGDGSLDDVPIVRFVNLLVSQAIQDHASDIHIEPGEHEVRVRYRIDGVLHEMSPAPKNIQNGVISRLKIMSDIDIAERRKPQDGRMSVRHGGRQIDLRVATLPTVWGEKVVMRILDNTNTSLTLKDLNLLDRNAAAYQRSYSKPYGMILVTGPTGSGKSTTLYTTLNAVAKPEINVITVEDPVEYRMAGVNQVQVNPKAGLTFASALRSILRSDPDVVLLGEIRDHETAQIAIEASLTGHLVLSTLHTNDAPSAITRLTEMDIEPFLVGSALDCVVAQRLARKLCDRCKAPAFYEAEQLRALGFLDGAATVPDFFAPIGCSVCSNTGYRGRIALHEVMTVTEEIERLAVSRASSAEISRVAQEQGMLTLRMDGWEKVKLGLTSVDEILRVVA from the coding sequence ATGGCAACCCTGTCCGAGATCCTGATCCTCAACGGCGCCCTCCCGATCGAGTACCTCGACGCGATGACCGGTCACGAAGACGTCGACGAGCAGGCGATCCGTTCACTCGTCGAGCAGGGCGTCGTGAGCGAGGCGCAGTACATCACCGCCCGCGCGGCCTCCCACAACTCCAAGACGGTCCCGCTGACCGACTACCCGGTCGACGGGACAGCGGTCTCGGTGTTGCCCGCTCCGCTGTGCCGTCGGCACGCGGTGCTCGGTATCGGGTTCGAGGGCGAGACCCTCGTGCTCGCCATGGTCAACCCGGCGAACGTCCTGGCCATCGACGACGCCCGCACAGCGTCCGGCCGGCCGATCAAGCCGCTGCAGGTGGACGAACGCGACCTCCTGTCGGCGTTCGACCGGTACCTCCGCGCCGACGACGAGCTGAACGACCTCACCTCCTCGCTCGAAGAAGAAGCGCGGACCACCGAACACCAGGCCGACATCGGTGACGGCTCCCTCGACGACGTCCCGATCGTCCGCTTCGTCAACCTGCTCGTCTCGCAGGCGATCCAGGACCACGCGTCCGACATCCACATCGAGCCCGGCGAACACGAGGTCCGGGTCCGCTACCGCATCGACGGTGTCCTGCACGAGATGTCCCCGGCGCCGAAGAACATCCAGAACGGCGTCATCAGTCGGCTCAAGATCATGAGCGACATCGACATCGCCGAGCGTCGGAAGCCCCAGGACGGCCGGATGTCCGTCCGGCACGGCGGCCGGCAGATCGACCTCCGTGTGGCGACACTGCCGACGGTGTGGGGCGAGAAGGTCGTCATGCGGATCCTCGACAACACGAACACGTCGTTGACCCTCAAGGACCTGAACCTGCTCGACCGGAACGCCGCGGCCTACCAGCGCTCCTACTCGAAGCCGTACGGCATGATCCTGGTCACCGGTCCGACCGGATCCGGTAAGTCGACGACCCTCTACACGACGCTGAACGCCGTCGCGAAGCCCGAGATCAACGTCATCACGGTCGAGGACCCGGTCGAGTACCGGATGGCGGGCGTCAACCAGGTGCAGGTCAACCCGAAGGCGGGGCTGACCTTCGCCTCGGCGCTCCGCAGCATCCTCCGCTCGGACCCCGACGTCGTCCTGCTCGGTGAGATCCGCGACCACGAGACCGCCCAGATCGCCATCGAGGCGTCGTTGACCGGCCACCTCGTGCTCTCCACCCTGCACACCAACGACGCCCCGTCGGCGATCACCCGTCTCACCGAGATGGACATCGAACCGTTCCTGGTCGGGTCCGCGCTCGACTGCGTGGTCGCCCAGCGTCTCGCCCGCAAGCTCTGCGACCGGTGCAAGGCCCCCGCGTTCTACGAAGCCGAGCAGCTGCGCGCACTCGGGTTCCTCGACGGTGCTGCCACCGTGCCGGACTTCTTCGCCCCGATCGGCTGCTCGGTCTGCTCGAACACCGGGTACCGGGGACGCATCGCCCTGCACGAGGTCATGACCGTCACCGAGGAGATCGAGCGCCTCGCCGTCTCCCGCGCCTCGAGCGCCGAGATCAGCCGCGTCGCCCAGGAGCAGGGCATGCTCACCCTGCGCATGGACGGGTGGGAGAAGGTCAAGCTCGGGCTGACGAGCGTCGACGAGATCCTGCGCGTGGTCGCGTAG
- a CDS encoding type IV pilus twitching motility protein PilT translates to MTDSVYDLTPAGDEPVDGWYPGAPGLEAGGRRAARLAQAAQQPAAPGAPAAPTSSAAPATPIYDLGDDLAGWPAPSGTPLGHQVTERLPVVPAVATTNLQTVAAPPVPVAAPTGSAEINFTRHAREDADADLVTALAQVVYQGASDLHVTADAPPTVRVDGSLRPAVPGGPWARNKVIAALKTLLSAEQAAQFDQEQELDFAYSLSPEFRFRVNYYQQRGNWGAAFRIIPTKIKTLKQLGIPGYVGEFAKLPRGLVLVTGPTGSGKSTTLAALIDLVNETRADHIVTVEDPIEFMHEHKKAIINQREVGADTHSFARALKHVLRQDPDVILIGELRDLETISVALTAAETGHLVFATLHTQSAPGTIDRVIDVFPPHQQGQIRTQLAATLEGVVCQTLVPKANGTGRIVATEIMKTTPAIGNLIREGKTYQITSAMQAGRDSGMHTMDQDLAELVNVGTITRRAALEKVHDLEGFDRLVQRVESPSDASADAIAASGIDFGDKFSGGY, encoded by the coding sequence ATGACGGACTCCGTGTACGACCTGACCCCCGCCGGCGACGAGCCGGTCGACGGTTGGTACCCGGGTGCCCCCGGCCTCGAGGCCGGTGGTCGCCGTGCGGCCCGCCTCGCACAGGCCGCGCAGCAGCCGGCTGCCCCGGGAGCCCCCGCTGCCCCCACGTCGTCCGCCGCTCCGGCCACGCCGATCTACGACCTCGGTGACGACCTCGCCGGCTGGCCCGCACCGAGCGGAACACCGCTCGGTCACCAGGTGACCGAACGGCTGCCGGTCGTGCCCGCGGTCGCGACCACGAACCTCCAGACCGTCGCCGCTCCGCCGGTGCCGGTGGCCGCCCCGACGGGCAGCGCCGAGATCAACTTCACGCGCCACGCGCGTGAGGACGCCGACGCCGACCTCGTCACCGCCCTCGCCCAGGTCGTCTACCAGGGGGCGTCCGACCTGCACGTCACCGCCGACGCACCGCCCACCGTCCGCGTCGACGGCTCGCTCCGACCCGCCGTGCCGGGAGGCCCGTGGGCGCGCAACAAGGTCATCGCCGCCCTCAAGACGCTCCTGTCCGCCGAGCAGGCTGCGCAGTTCGACCAGGAACAGGAACTCGACTTCGCGTACTCGCTGTCGCCCGAGTTCCGCTTCCGCGTGAACTACTACCAGCAGCGCGGCAACTGGGGCGCCGCCTTCCGCATCATCCCCACCAAGATCAAGACCCTCAAGCAGCTCGGCATCCCCGGGTACGTGGGGGAGTTCGCCAAGCTGCCGCGCGGCCTCGTGCTCGTCACCGGCCCGACCGGTTCCGGCAAGTCGACCACCCTCGCCGCGCTCATCGATCTGGTCAACGAGACCCGTGCCGACCACATCGTCACGGTCGAGGACCCGATCGAGTTCATGCACGAACACAAGAAGGCGATCATCAACCAGCGTGAGGTCGGCGCCGACACGCACTCGTTCGCCCGCGCGCTGAAGCACGTGCTGCGCCAGGACCCCGATGTCATCCTCATCGGTGAGCTCCGCGACCTCGAGACGATCTCCGTCGCCCTCACCGCCGCCGAGACCGGACACCTGGTGTTCGCCACCCTGCACACGCAGAGCGCCCCCGGCACCATCGACCGCGTCATCGACGTGTTCCCACCGCACCAGCAGGGCCAGATCCGCACCCAGCTCGCCGCCACCCTCGAAGGCGTCGTCTGCCAGACCCTCGTCCCCAAGGCCAACGGCACCGGGCGCATCGTGGCCACCGAGATCATGAAGACGACCCCGGCCATCGGCAACCTCATCCGCGAGGGCAAGACCTACCAGATCACCTCGGCGATGCAGGCCGGGCGCGACTCGGGCATGCACACGATGGACCAGGACCTCGCCGAGCTGGTCAACGTCGGCACCATCACCCGCAGGGCGGCGCTCGAGAAGGTCCACGACCTCGAGGGCTTCGACCGGCTCGTGCAGCGCGTCGAGTCACCGTCCGACGCGTCCGCCGACGCCATCGCCGCGAGCGGGATCGACTTCGGCGACAAGTTCTCCGGAGGCTACTGA
- a CDS encoding type II secretion system F family protein, with translation MSLAFDYRGRDGAGKLVKGRVDAASEGAVVQRLRGMGVSPIAITEAKAGTGLQTEIKIPGFEKGVGLKDLAIMSRQASTMLSSGLSLLRALSILADQTENKKLKDILGKVRDEVEQGVSFSDAVGKHPVDFPPIMINMIRAGETGGFLDQAMDSIATNFEKEHKLRSTIKSAMTYPVVVLCMSLAAVVIMLVFIVPIFQKMFSSLGGELPLPTMVLVYASHAMVYVGPVLLVVVIVTWLWWRANKNTERVRAVIDPVKLKVPVFGQLNQKIVIARFSRNLSNMIGAGVPILQALQIAGEVSNNHVVEKALGRIAESVRKGESIAAPLAKETVFPAMVSQMIAVGEDAGSLEIMLQKIAEFYDNEVETTTDALTSLIEPLLIAFLGVVVGGMIVALYLPIFQITTLVK, from the coding sequence ATGTCCCTCGCATTCGACTACCGCGGGCGGGACGGCGCGGGGAAACTCGTCAAGGGGCGCGTCGACGCCGCGTCCGAAGGCGCCGTCGTGCAGCGCCTGCGGGGCATGGGGGTCTCGCCGATCGCCATCACCGAGGCGAAGGCCGGCACCGGCCTGCAGACCGAGATCAAGATCCCCGGCTTCGAGAAGGGCGTCGGGCTGAAGGACCTGGCGATCATGTCGCGGCAGGCGTCGACGATGCTCTCGTCGGGGCTGTCGCTGCTCCGGGCGCTGTCGATCCTGGCGGACCAGACCGAGAACAAGAAGCTCAAGGACATCCTCGGCAAGGTGCGTGACGAGGTCGAGCAGGGCGTGTCGTTCTCGGACGCCGTCGGCAAGCACCCGGTCGACTTCCCGCCGATCATGATCAACATGATCCGCGCGGGGGAGACCGGTGGGTTCCTCGACCAGGCCATGGACTCGATCGCGACGAACTTCGAGAAGGAGCACAAGCTCCGGTCGACGATCAAGTCGGCGATGACCTACCCGGTCGTGGTGCTGTGCATGTCGCTGGCGGCGGTCGTCATCATGCTGGTGTTCATCGTCCCGATCTTCCAGAAGATGTTCTCGTCACTCGGCGGTGAGCTCCCGTTGCCGACGATGGTGCTCGTCTACGCCTCGCACGCGATGGTCTACGTGGGCCCGGTCCTGCTGGTCGTCGTCATCGTCACCTGGTTGTGGTGGCGGGCGAACAAGAACACCGAGCGCGTCCGCGCCGTGATCGACCCGGTCAAGCTGAAGGTGCCGGTCTTCGGCCAGCTCAACCAGAAGATCGTCATCGCACGTTTCTCGCGCAATCTCTCGAACATGATCGGCGCCGGGGTCCCCATTCTCCAGGCATTGCAGATCGCCGGTGAAGTGTCGAACAACCACGTCGTCGAGAAAGCCCTCGGTCGCATTGCGGAATCAGTTCGGAAGGGTGAATCGATCGCCGCTCCGTTGGCGAAGGAAACGGTGTTCCCGGCGATGGTCTCGCAGATGATCGCCGTGGGTGAGGACGCTGGTTCCCTCGAGATCATGCTGCAGAAGATCGCAGAGTTCTACGACAACGAGGTCGAGACGACCACGGACGCATTGACCTCGCTCATCGAGCCGCTGCTCATCGCGTTCTTGGGGGTCGTGGTCGGCGGCATGATCGTCGCGCTCTACCTGCCGATCTTCCAGATCACCACACTGGTCAAATGA
- a CDS encoding type IV pilin protein — protein MYFALMGKLDARRKGLLEDKEKGFTLIELLVVVIIIGILAAIAIPVYIGVQNNAKDSAAKSDLTNAKTALIASYTQNNTFPATLDGLAGYSKSDYSGSGVAPALKTGATAAAFCISATSNAANVFHIDQDGGVKKDGC, from the coding sequence ATGTACTTCGCTCTCATGGGCAAGCTCGACGCTCGCCGCAAGGGTCTCCTCGAGGACAAGGAGAAGGGCTTCACGCTCATCGAACTCCTGGTCGTCGTCATCATCATCGGCATCCTGGCCGCGATCGCCATCCCGGTGTACATCGGCGTGCAGAACAACGCGAAGGACTCGGCTGCGAAGTCGGACCTGACGAACGCCAAGACCGCACTCATCGCGAGCTACACGCAGAACAACACCTTCCCCGCGACCCTCGACGGGCTCGCCGGGTACAGCAAGAGCGACTACTCGGGATCCGGAGTCGCGCCGGCACTCAAGACGGGTGCCACCGCTGCCGCGTTCTGCATCTCGGCCACCAGCAACGCGGCCAACGTCTTCCACATCGACCAGGACGGCGGCGTCAAGAAGGACGGCTGCTAG
- a CDS encoding prepilin-type N-terminal cleavage/methylation domain-containing protein, with protein MLRITTLLDRARERDEGLSIVEVLVAMTVFAMIAAGVAMGIASSLYLAHSSRSREVAINLAQDAVDSARTSTNLFSVVDGTTTPTVGGLRYTVKQVARWVPSSGSANACGAAGANGGPLAYKRISLTVSWSSASTQSVSMNSLVAPTSSVTAANLGTIIVSASLVSGSGNAGAAVSITPAVTSPGGAGAITATIPKTDANGCSYALNVKPGRYDVRLSEPGNIDDGTSSGSLGAQTATPSTTVTVQANQTSAANFNYDQALTVVPQWSDPNASARPFATPTSTAVSLRRKSADYGPYPTGVATQVFPYTDGYKAVAGTPASCLSVDPENWTTTSGTAVAPRNAPQPEAGTNAVKAPVQTFAVKLNGKQDNSLRAVSVAPDAGSGDPGCATTTTYTFTNLPTNGNAIIALPYGTWSLQSGTVVSVLSGLVTITFSSTPPTVTTAPGVTATASKVLLDPRRAP; from the coding sequence GTGCTGCGCATCACGACCCTGCTCGACCGAGCCCGTGAGCGCGACGAGGGGCTCTCCATCGTCGAGGTCCTCGTCGCCATGACGGTCTTCGCGATGATCGCCGCGGGCGTGGCGATGGGCATCGCCAGCTCGCTGTACCTCGCGCACAGCTCCCGCTCGCGTGAAGTCGCGATCAACCTCGCGCAGGACGCCGTCGACAGCGCACGGACGAGCACCAACCTCTTCTCCGTCGTCGACGGCACGACGACACCGACGGTCGGCGGCCTCCGGTACACGGTGAAGCAGGTCGCCCGTTGGGTCCCGTCCTCCGGGTCCGCGAACGCCTGCGGTGCCGCGGGGGCCAACGGCGGCCCGCTCGCCTACAAGCGGATCTCGCTGACCGTGTCGTGGTCCTCGGCCAGCACCCAGTCCGTCTCGATGAACTCCCTGGTGGCGCCGACCTCCTCGGTGACGGCTGCGAACCTCGGAACGATCATCGTCTCGGCCAGCCTGGTGAGCGGTTCCGGCAACGCCGGTGCGGCCGTCTCGATCACCCCTGCCGTCACCAGCCCGGGCGGCGCCGGAGCCATCACCGCGACGATCCCGAAGACCGACGCGAACGGCTGCTCCTACGCCCTCAACGTGAAGCCCGGGCGGTACGACGTCCGACTGAGCGAACCCGGCAACATCGACGACGGAACCTCCTCCGGCTCGCTGGGGGCGCAGACCGCGACACCGTCCACCACCGTCACGGTGCAGGCGAACCAGACCTCGGCCGCCAACTTCAACTACGACCAGGCACTCACCGTCGTGCCGCAGTGGTCCGACCCGAACGCCAGCGCGCGGCCGTTCGCGACGCCGACGAGCACGGCGGTCTCGCTCCGGCGGAAGTCCGCCGACTACGGCCCCTACCCGACTGGTGTGGCGACGCAGGTCTTCCCGTACACCGACGGGTACAAGGCGGTCGCCGGGACACCGGCGTCCTGCCTCAGCGTCGACCCGGAGAACTGGACGACGACCAGCGGTACGGCCGTCGCGCCGCGGAACGCTCCGCAGCCGGAAGCGGGGACCAACGCCGTGAAGGCCCCTGTCCAGACGTTCGCCGTCAAGCTCAACGGGAAGCAGGACAACTCGCTCCGCGCTGTGTCGGTGGCCCCCGACGCTGGCAGCGGTGATCCGGGATGTGCGACGACGACCACGTACACCTTCACGAACCTGCCGACCAACGGCAACGCGATCATCGCCCTGCCCTACGGCACCTGGTCCCTGCAGTCCGGCACGGTGGTCTCCGTCCTCTCCGGGCTCGTCACCATCACCTTCTCCAGCACGCCTCCCACCGTCACGACCGCGCCCGGGGTCACCGCGACGGCGAGCAAGGTACTCCTCGATCCGCGGAGAGCACCGTGA
- a CDS encoding PulJ/GspJ family protein, which produces MRELARLRRDERGVSLAELIVAMSVSILVLTMAGAFFVSVSRASSTTTGVDGNTRVASTAMLELQRMLRVASNNPVASGVDTQFAFQYASPTSMRFFAYINLNSTSDVQPVEVQFTMDQAKRTIVETKWNGSPTDLSRTYFDFPRATTPTLSNSPTSQLTLASSVVPGSLFTYADAGGNPLVPGAAGLSMADLQSVRSVSISLTVGDPDPSRPGARDNVTLTSTVAMPNLRI; this is translated from the coding sequence ATGCGGGAACTCGCCCGCCTCCGCCGGGACGAGCGGGGCGTCTCCCTCGCCGAGCTCATCGTGGCGATGAGTGTCAGCATCCTGGTGCTGACGATGGCCGGCGCGTTCTTCGTCTCGGTCTCCCGGGCCTCCAGCACGACCACCGGCGTCGACGGGAACACCCGTGTCGCATCCACTGCGATGCTCGAGCTGCAACGCATGCTCCGGGTCGCGTCGAACAACCCGGTGGCGAGCGGGGTCGACACCCAGTTCGCCTTCCAGTACGCCTCGCCGACGTCGATGCGCTTCTTCGCCTACATCAACCTCAACTCGACCTCCGACGTCCAGCCGGTCGAGGTGCAGTTCACGATGGACCAGGCGAAGCGCACCATCGTCGAGACCAAGTGGAACGGGTCTCCCACGGACCTCTCGCGGACCTACTTCGACTTCCCGCGCGCGACGACCCCGACCCTGTCGAACAGCCCGACGTCGCAGCTCACGCTCGCGTCCTCGGTCGTCCCGGGTTCCCTCTTCACGTACGCCGATGCCGGGGGCAACCCGTTGGTCCCCGGGGCCGCCGGGCTGAGCATGGCGGACCTCCAGTCCGTCCGGTCCGTCAGCATCTCGCTCACCGTCGGCGACCCCGACCCGTCCCGACCCGGCGCCCGGGACAACGTGACGCTCACGAGCACCGTGGCCATGCCGAACCTCCGGATCTGA
- a CDS encoding prepilin peptidase codes for MSVVIVLVATVLGLAVGSFLNVVVHRVPNGRSVVAPASACPRCGHEIRSRDNVPVLSWLVLRGRCRDCSAPISARYPLVEATTAVLFALVAGLVVPALDTAPPGPSVAVPVIVLIALLYLMAISIALTLIDVDVHRLPNAIVLPAYPVLAVLLVASSAVSGDWGALGRAGLGLAALGAMYLALALAVPGGMGLGDVKLAGVLGMVLAYLGWGPLAVGAFGAFVLGGTFAIGLMVAGRARRRTGIPFGPWMLAGAWLGVFAGQPLLAGYLRIIGLA; via the coding sequence GTGAGCGTCGTCATCGTCCTGGTCGCGACAGTCCTCGGGCTCGCGGTGGGATCGTTCCTCAACGTCGTCGTGCACCGCGTCCCGAACGGCCGGTCGGTGGTCGCCCCGGCGAGCGCATGCCCCCGGTGTGGACACGAGATCCGGTCGCGGGACAACGTCCCGGTGCTCTCCTGGCTGGTGCTCCGCGGCCGTTGTCGCGACTGCTCCGCGCCGATCTCCGCCCGGTACCCGCTCGTCGAGGCCACGACCGCGGTCCTCTTCGCACTCGTCGCCGGGCTCGTCGTCCCCGCACTCGACACCGCGCCGCCAGGCCCGTCGGTGGCTGTCCCGGTCATCGTCCTCATCGCGCTGCTCTACCTGATGGCGATCTCCATCGCCCTGACGCTCATCGACGTGGACGTCCACCGACTGCCGAACGCCATCGTCCTCCCGGCGTACCCGGTGCTCGCCGTCCTGCTGGTTGCGAGCAGCGCCGTGAGCGGTGACTGGGGCGCGCTCGGTCGCGCCGGCCTCGGCCTCGCCGCGCTCGGGGCGATGTACCTGGCGTTGGCGCTGGCCGTGCCGGGCGGCATGGGGCTCGGCGACGTGAAGCTCGCCGGCGTGCTCGGCATGGTGCTCGCGTACCTCGGATGGGGACCCCTCGCAGTGGGAGCTTTCGGCGCCTTCGTCCTCGGCGGTACCTTCGCCATCGGCCTCATGGTCGCCGGACGTGCTCGACGCCGAACCGGCATCCCCTTCGGCCCCTGGATGCTCGCGGGAGCGTGGCTCGGCGTGTTCGCCGGCCAGCCGCTGCTCGCCGGGTACCTGCGGATCATCGGACTGGCCTGA
- the pilM gene encoding type IV pilus assembly protein PilM: MAKSVVGIDIGGESIRGVEVLHPGRPEPVIQRIAEVPLPDGSTKRGEVLEPNTIAAALRELWRVGRFRSKNVMLGVGNQRVLSRDLTVPKASLAQIRESLPFQVQDMLPVPVGDAILDFYPVSESVGPDGPVVHGLLVAAIKDAVLANVRAVQLAGLKPVGVDLIPFALARVYLPAVRSRGTHALVEIGGNTTTVIIATDGVPQFVRIIPTGGEDVTTSLSAALEIPAAQAETVKRWIGMGSNVQTPDDLRAAASIRERTGELLTSLRNTVSYFASTRTGTSVSSIVLAGGGALLPGFAEALQTQTRIPVSVGDAFVDAATSRALRREDITSRGTSTAVAWGLAAGSVAV; encoded by the coding sequence ATGGCGAAGAGCGTCGTCGGGATCGACATCGGTGGTGAATCCATCCGCGGGGTCGAGGTCCTGCACCCCGGCCGACCCGAGCCGGTGATCCAACGGATCGCCGAGGTCCCGTTGCCGGACGGATCCACCAAGCGCGGTGAGGTCCTCGAGCCCAACACGATCGCCGCGGCGCTCCGCGAGCTGTGGCGGGTCGGACGGTTCCGGTCGAAGAACGTCATGCTCGGCGTGGGGAACCAGCGTGTGTTGTCGCGTGACCTCACCGTGCCGAAGGCGTCGCTCGCACAGATCCGGGAATCCCTGCCGTTCCAGGTGCAGGACATGCTGCCGGTCCCGGTCGGTGACGCGATCCTCGACTTCTACCCGGTGTCCGAGAGCGTCGGTCCGGACGGCCCCGTCGTGCACGGTCTGCTCGTCGCTGCCATCAAGGACGCGGTCCTGGCGAACGTCCGCGCCGTGCAGCTCGCCGGGCTCAAGCCCGTCGGGGTCGACCTCATCCCGTTCGCCCTCGCTCGGGTGTACCTCCCCGCGGTCCGGTCCCGCGGCACGCACGCACTGGTCGAGATCGGCGGGAACACCACCACGGTGATCATCGCGACGGACGGCGTCCCGCAGTTCGTCCGGATCATCCCGACGGGCGGCGAGGACGTGACCACGTCGTTGTCGGCGGCCCTGGAGATCCCGGCCGCGCAGGCGGAGACCGTCAAGCGGTGGATCGGCATGGGCTCGAACGTGCAGACACCGGACGACCTGCGTGCCGCGGCGTCGATCCGTGAGCGCACCGGAGAACTGCTGACGAGCCTCCGGAACACCGTCAGCTACTTCGCCAGCACCCGCACCGGAACGTCCGTGTCGAGCATCGTCCTGGCCGGTGGGGGAGCGTTGCTGCCGGGCTTCGCCGAGGCGCTGCAGACACAGACCCGGATCCCGGTGTCCGTCGGCGACGCCTTCGTCGACGCCGCCACCTCACGTGCGCTCCGCCGTGAGGACATCACCTCACGTGGGACGTCGACTGCCGTCGCCTGGGGTCTGGCCGCCGGGAGCGTTGCCGTATGA